Proteins encoded by one window of Ochrobactrum sp. BTU1:
- a CDS encoding amidohydrolase, protein MLSPIDDKEIAVLRDWRHKLHQFPEVSGLEVETAREVVSFLSDTQPDQVITDLGGHGVALVYEGEQSGPAVLLRCELDALQIQEISDLPYKSRNDGKAHMCGHDGHMTMMAAVARQLHRKKPLHGRAILLFQPAEETAHGAEAVIADPKFASIKPDYAFAIHNMPGLPLGHIAVAPGQITCASMGLCIKLTGKVSHASVPEAGISPAMAVSRIIAALQRLQAGETVEPGFRRLTVTGVEMGKRVFGITPGNAEIRITLRTPESDAIMGLLEETLDMARKIAAEERLMLDYSTHNFFRACVNDQDAAAIFDNAVERMALSRVTDYLPIRGAEDFGLFGSCSKSALLFIGSGMDHPMVHNPDYDFPDELIPQGAGIFLGVLDQLLGSTHQKPTETLKTS, encoded by the coding sequence ATGTTATCCCCTATTGACGATAAAGAAATCGCTGTTTTGCGTGACTGGCGTCATAAGCTGCATCAGTTCCCGGAAGTTTCGGGTTTGGAAGTCGAAACAGCACGAGAGGTGGTATCCTTCCTGTCCGACACCCAGCCGGATCAGGTGATAACTGACTTGGGCGGTCACGGTGTGGCGTTGGTTTATGAGGGTGAGCAAAGCGGGCCAGCGGTGTTACTGCGTTGCGAGCTTGACGCATTGCAGATCCAGGAAATCTCCGATCTTCCCTACAAATCCCGCAACGATGGAAAGGCGCATATGTGCGGGCACGATGGCCATATGACAATGATGGCAGCTGTTGCCCGTCAGTTGCACCGGAAGAAGCCATTACACGGTCGGGCCATTTTGCTTTTCCAGCCGGCAGAGGAAACCGCACATGGCGCGGAGGCGGTCATTGCCGATCCCAAGTTTGCGTCAATCAAGCCGGACTATGCTTTCGCTATCCATAACATGCCGGGTTTGCCGCTGGGGCATATCGCAGTAGCTCCGGGGCAAATCACCTGTGCGTCGATGGGGCTGTGTATCAAGCTGACGGGTAAGGTTTCTCATGCCTCCGTGCCCGAAGCGGGCATTTCGCCAGCAATGGCGGTGTCGCGTATCATCGCGGCTCTTCAACGGCTTCAAGCCGGGGAGACTGTCGAGCCGGGCTTCCGGCGCCTGACGGTGACTGGCGTAGAAATGGGTAAACGCGTTTTCGGCATTACACCGGGCAATGCAGAGATACGCATCACCCTTCGCACGCCTGAAAGCGACGCCATCATGGGGCTTCTGGAAGAAACGCTCGACATGGCGCGCAAGATTGCCGCCGAGGAGCGACTGATGCTGGATTATTCGACACACAATTTCTTTAGAGCCTGTGTGAATGATCAGGACGCCGCAGCGATTTTCGACAATGCGGTCGAACGCATGGCATTGTCCCGGGTGACGGATTACCTGCCTATCAGGGGCGCGGAAGACTTCGGATTGTTCGGATCTTGTTCAAAATCGGCGTTATTGTTTATAGGCTCCGGAATGGATCATCCCATGGTCCACAATCCGGATTATGATTTTCCGGATGAATTGATCCCCCAGGGGGCGGGAATATTTCTCGGTGTTCTCGACCAATTGCTTGGTTCCACGCACCAAAAGCCAACAGAAACCCTAAAGACAAGCTAA
- a CDS encoding ABC transporter permease, which produces MFVLSRLLAKLAGIVFTILVIAIINFAVIHSAPGDPASVIAGQSGAADAKFIAQIRADYGLDQPFFNQLVTYVGKVLQFDLGYSYRQRAAVSQLIAERLGPTLLLTLSAFFLSLIGGVLFGAIAGKRNGSWGDLAILLVSLLLYATPVFWLGLMLVLVFSIQLEWLPAFGYANIRASSFTTGQYVFDVARHAILPVVTLAAIYMAVYIRLMRSSLIEVSHEDHVRTARAKGLNEAQVLSRHMLRNAAVPVVTFAGLQAGALIGGSVVVETVFSWPGLGRLTYDAVTARDYPVLLGLFLIMSMLVIATNLLTDFLHRVIDPRVKGR; this is translated from the coding sequence ATGTTCGTTCTTTCCCGATTATTGGCGAAACTGGCGGGGATCGTGTTTACGATCCTCGTTATCGCGATAATAAACTTCGCCGTCATTCATTCAGCGCCGGGAGATCCCGCATCGGTGATCGCCGGTCAATCCGGCGCTGCGGACGCTAAATTCATCGCGCAGATCCGAGCTGATTATGGTCTCGATCAGCCCTTTTTTAACCAGCTCGTGACCTATGTCGGTAAGGTTCTGCAATTCGATCTGGGTTACTCATATCGGCAGCGGGCAGCCGTCAGTCAGTTGATTGCCGAGCGGTTGGGACCAACCTTGCTGCTTACACTTTCCGCTTTCTTCCTTTCGTTGATTGGCGGGGTCTTGTTCGGTGCAATCGCCGGAAAGCGGAATGGTTCGTGGGGTGATCTTGCGATCTTGCTGGTTTCATTGCTTCTTTATGCGACGCCGGTCTTTTGGCTCGGGCTGATGCTGGTACTGGTCTTTTCGATTCAACTCGAATGGCTACCGGCATTTGGCTATGCGAATATTCGCGCTTCGAGTTTCACCACGGGTCAATATGTGTTTGATGTGGCGCGCCACGCCATTCTTCCCGTGGTTACTTTGGCCGCAATCTATATGGCCGTCTACATCCGACTGATGCGCTCCTCGTTGATCGAAGTTTCACACGAAGATCATGTGCGAACCGCACGTGCAAAAGGTCTGAATGAAGCACAAGTCCTGTCTCGCCATATGTTGCGCAACGCCGCCGTTCCCGTCGTGACTTTCGCAGGATTGCAGGCGGGCGCGCTGATCGGTGGGTCCGTGGTTGTGGAAACAGTATTCTCTTGGCCAGGTCTTGGGCGATTGACCTACGATGCGGTGACCGCGCGCGATTATCCCGTTTTGCTAGGATTGTTTCTGATCATGTCGATGCTGGTTATCGCGACCAATCTACTGACCGATTTTCTGCATCGGGTTATCGATCCTCGTGTGAAAGGCCGATAG
- a CDS encoding ABC transporter permease, with protein MRDFIRTFMSRPAGLVGLILLGFICLVAVVGPWFYPASPWDMAGVPFSAPGENGMLLGSDTLGRDVAAGIVHGARVSILIGLASTLTALGIGVILGCVAGYAGGMLDTAIVRFTEIFQTIPSFVLAILFVAILTPSISTIIFAIGLVSWPPLARLTRAQVKTISQREFVQAARCQGQSMLSVVVRHILPNAVSPIIVAASLTVAAAILIEAALSFMGLGDPNLMSWGYMIGAGRTVIRQAWWMSVFPGVAILLTVVAINLVGEALNDTLNPRISRA; from the coding sequence ATGAGGGATTTCATACGAACATTCATGAGCAGGCCGGCAGGCCTCGTTGGCCTCATACTTCTAGGCTTTATCTGTCTGGTCGCCGTCGTTGGACCGTGGTTTTATCCGGCTTCGCCATGGGATATGGCTGGTGTGCCTTTCAGCGCGCCCGGAGAGAACGGCATGCTCCTCGGCTCCGACACGTTGGGGCGGGATGTAGCGGCAGGCATCGTACATGGGGCACGCGTTTCCATTCTGATAGGATTGGCCTCCACTCTAACCGCACTTGGTATTGGAGTGATACTCGGTTGTGTCGCGGGTTATGCTGGCGGTATGCTCGATACGGCTATTGTACGGTTCACGGAGATATTTCAGACCATACCAAGCTTCGTGCTTGCAATCTTGTTTGTCGCTATTCTAACTCCTTCGATCTCCACAATCATCTTTGCGATTGGCTTGGTGAGTTGGCCACCTTTGGCGCGACTGACGAGAGCGCAGGTGAAAACAATCTCACAACGTGAATTCGTTCAAGCCGCCCGGTGCCAGGGACAGTCCATGCTGTCTGTCGTCGTCCGGCATATTCTTCCAAATGCCGTTTCGCCTATCATAGTCGCCGCGTCGCTAACAGTAGCGGCGGCGATCCTGATCGAGGCTGCATTATCCTTCATGGGGTTAGGCGATCCCAATCTGATGAGCTGGGGCTATATGATTGGCGCCGGTCGAACCGTCATTCGGCAGGCGTGGTGGATGAGCGTCTTTCCCGGTGTTGCAATCCTTTTAACCGTGGTTGCAATCAATCTCGTCGGGGAAGCGCTGAACGATACACTCAATCCGAGGATATCCAGAGCATGA
- a CDS encoding ABC transporter ATP-binding protein has protein sequence MSEPLLSIQNLVLGLPTGADRSHAVDGVSFNLNKNEIVCLVGESGSGKSMTAHAILGLLPTKVKALQGEIRFEGRNLLDLGPKEMRTLRGNRIAMVFQEPLTALNPLQRVGAQVAEAVCVHTPMPSNKARTRVLELFGQVGLPDPQQLLSAYPFQLSGGQRQRVMIAMALANDPKLLIADEPTTALDVTTQRQILDLIVDLQKKRDMGVLFITHDIGVVADIANRVVVLRHGKVVEQGPAATILNAPNDSYTRDLLDAVPGRGSVRSVEGKSQPLLQVNGLQKVFVTKQDMFAPPRRVVAADNLNLVLNKGDTLAVVGESGSGKSTLARMVLRLIEPDDGSIIFDGAPVQRMRGEDLRQFRRKVQIVFQDPYASLDPRLKVGESIIRGPMAFGAPRSKALSTATHWLEKVGLGAHALDRYPHEFSGGQRQRICIARALALDPVCLIADEAVSALDVSVQAQVLKLLSELKAEMGLTMLFITHDLRVAREIADRIVVMQKGSVVEEAKALDLFERPRADYTRRLLDAVPGRDFFDRRSVGEAAL, from the coding sequence ATGAGCGAACCGTTGCTATCCATTCAAAACCTTGTGCTCGGTCTACCTACGGGCGCCGATCGCAGCCATGCTGTCGACGGCGTTAGTTTCAACCTCAACAAAAACGAAATCGTATGTCTTGTTGGTGAGAGCGGTTCCGGTAAATCGATGACCGCCCACGCGATCTTGGGCTTGCTTCCGACCAAGGTAAAGGCTCTGCAAGGCGAGATCAGGTTTGAGGGCCGCAATCTGCTTGACCTTGGGCCGAAGGAAATGCGGACCTTGCGAGGCAACCGGATCGCTATGGTGTTTCAGGAACCGCTGACTGCGCTCAATCCTCTACAACGCGTTGGGGCGCAGGTCGCGGAAGCTGTTTGTGTTCATACGCCGATGCCCTCGAATAAAGCCCGTACGCGCGTTTTGGAGCTGTTTGGGCAGGTTGGTTTGCCCGATCCGCAACAGCTTCTATCCGCTTACCCCTTCCAGTTATCCGGCGGGCAGCGTCAACGCGTGATGATTGCTATGGCGCTCGCCAATGACCCGAAGCTGCTGATCGCGGATGAACCGACAACCGCATTGGATGTGACGACGCAGCGACAGATACTGGATTTGATCGTCGACCTGCAAAAAAAGCGCGACATGGGAGTGTTGTTTATAACGCACGATATTGGCGTGGTCGCCGATATAGCCAATCGTGTTGTTGTGCTTCGTCATGGCAAAGTCGTTGAGCAGGGACCGGCAGCCACGATTCTGAATGCGCCTAATGACTCATATACAAGAGATTTGCTGGACGCTGTTCCAGGGCGTGGATCGGTGCGTTCAGTAGAGGGCAAAAGTCAGCCGCTATTGCAGGTCAATGGCCTGCAAAAGGTATTCGTGACCAAACAGGATATGTTTGCACCACCTCGACGCGTAGTCGCTGCAGATAATCTCAATTTGGTTTTGAACAAAGGTGATACGCTGGCGGTCGTGGGTGAAAGCGGTTCAGGCAAGTCCACGCTCGCACGAATGGTCTTGCGTTTGATCGAGCCGGATGATGGCTCGATTATTTTCGACGGCGCACCCGTGCAGAGAATGCGTGGAGAAGATCTGCGCCAGTTCAGGCGCAAAGTACAGATCGTGTTTCAGGATCCGTATGCGTCACTGGACCCCAGATTGAAGGTCGGCGAAAGCATTATACGCGGCCCGATGGCGTTCGGAGCCCCTCGTTCAAAGGCGTTGTCTACCGCTACACATTGGCTGGAAAAAGTGGGATTGGGAGCGCATGCGCTGGATCGGTATCCCCATGAGTTCTCCGGTGGGCAACGGCAGAGAATCTGTATTGCACGCGCGCTGGCGCTTGATCCTGTCTGTTTGATTGCAGACGAGGCGGTCTCCGCGCTCGACGTTTCCGTTCAGGCTCAAGTCCTCAAGCTTTTGTCCGAGCTGAAGGCGGAAATGGGGCTGACAATGCTGTTCATTACGCATGATCTGAGGGTTGCTAGGGAAATCGCTGACCGCATCGTGGTCATGCAAAAAGGCAGTGTAGTCGAAGAGGCTAAAGCATTGGACCTCTTCGAAAGACCGCGCGCCGATTATACACGGCGTCTGCTGGATGCGGTTCCCGGACGAGATTTCTTCGACCGTCGCAGTGTGGGCGAAGCAGCTCTGTAG
- a CDS encoding 2Fe-2S iron-sulfur cluster binding domain-containing protein produces the protein MNDTERSFIEKATLLFIASRSAEGAMDVSPRGGQPCVVRIRADGSLLLPDYVGNKRLDTIGNILSNPNVALVLLNKQTDVYLHVIAHATFSQSEDDIAAFPADDNRPLSIMVLKPSRMEFIQSDAFRKSGFWTDPTERKPPLDVLDIYTRDSKWQMENGNGPIIRDTESEHRLAQTGLREFYGTPSPIVQTKAYNIAGPGFMSFIDKATFIVFAHETESGEIVIELVGGAPLHADYTTNRQSFLLDMSGRHGTQGKAILHSGKYAVLAAEPGRCENIRLNGAYRQTNNDIDEQRALSISAEEIYFHCSAAFTRSRIWADARPTAWTGKRKFWCAERKRESADVESFVLKPVDSAPIGHVAPGQYVTVSLPRDGDHRIARQRCYSISGTPEAHSLRITVRRIGNNGVSDMLHDEIDIGDELLLGPPAGHFVLESEPLRPVVLISAGVGITPLLPMAEKLAREQSGREIWFVHAARSGKHHSLKEDIERLADANPSLRLFTAYSKPEEGDVCHHDGRLNASIIEQLTPVAKADFYICGPDTFMSELSEGLNALGALPASIKKEAFEQKNGGPTLLASQTVATRAPCSVTFALSGQKLTWKPESGTLLDLALAHEIDVPFSCRTGECQSCVQRIVEGKVDYLIGEEPILARGRVMLCQATPLGDVVIDC, from the coding sequence ATGAACGACACTGAGCGCTCCTTTATCGAGAAAGCCACTTTGCTTTTCATCGCTTCCCGCAGTGCTGAGGGGGCGATGGACGTCTCTCCCCGTGGCGGCCAGCCTTGTGTTGTCAGGATACGTGCGGATGGAAGCCTTCTGCTTCCTGATTACGTCGGGAATAAACGACTTGATACTATCGGTAACATACTGAGCAATCCCAATGTGGCGCTTGTGCTGCTCAACAAGCAAACGGATGTTTACCTACACGTCATTGCCCACGCCACTTTCTCGCAAAGTGAGGACGATATTGCAGCGTTTCCTGCTGACGACAATCGCCCCTTGAGCATCATGGTGCTGAAGCCGTCCAGAATGGAGTTCATTCAAAGCGATGCATTTCGCAAGAGTGGATTCTGGACTGACCCAACCGAACGGAAGCCGCCGCTCGATGTGTTGGATATTTATACACGTGACAGCAAATGGCAGATGGAGAACGGGAACGGACCAATAATTCGAGACACCGAATCCGAGCATCGTCTTGCTCAAACCGGGTTACGAGAGTTTTACGGGACGCCGAGCCCAATTGTGCAGACCAAGGCCTATAATATAGCAGGCCCCGGTTTTATGTCCTTTATCGACAAGGCGACCTTCATCGTCTTTGCTCATGAGACCGAAAGCGGTGAGATCGTGATCGAACTGGTCGGTGGCGCGCCTCTGCATGCCGACTACACCACCAATCGACAATCTTTCCTGCTCGATATGAGTGGCCGTCATGGTACACAAGGAAAAGCAATACTCCATTCAGGCAAGTATGCCGTTCTGGCCGCGGAGCCGGGTCGATGCGAGAATATAAGGCTGAATGGCGCTTATCGACAAACAAACAATGATATCGATGAACAACGAGCGCTGAGCATATCTGCCGAGGAAATCTATTTTCATTGTTCCGCTGCCTTTACCAGATCTCGGATATGGGCGGATGCCCGTCCCACCGCATGGACCGGCAAGCGAAAGTTTTGGTGTGCCGAACGCAAGCGTGAAAGCGCAGATGTGGAGTCTTTCGTCTTGAAACCAGTCGATAGCGCTCCAATCGGTCACGTGGCGCCGGGCCAGTATGTAACCGTCTCGCTACCCAGGGACGGTGATCACAGGATAGCTCGCCAGCGTTGCTATTCGATTTCGGGCACACCGGAAGCTCACTCACTGCGTATTACGGTGCGCCGGATCGGAAATAATGGTGTCTCAGATATGCTTCACGACGAGATAGACATTGGCGACGAATTGTTGCTGGGGCCGCCGGCGGGACATTTCGTTTTGGAGAGCGAGCCTTTGCGTCCGGTTGTCTTGATTAGTGCAGGGGTTGGGATAACGCCGCTTTTGCCAATGGCCGAAAAACTTGCAAGGGAGCAGTCGGGTCGCGAGATATGGTTTGTGCATGCAGCGCGGAGCGGGAAACACCATTCCCTCAAAGAGGATATAGAGCGTCTGGCAGACGCTAACCCATCGCTTCGTCTGTTCACAGCGTATTCCAAACCGGAAGAAGGCGACGTTTGTCATCATGACGGTCGGCTCAATGCCAGTATCATTGAGCAATTGACGCCTGTCGCAAAAGCCGATTTTTATATTTGCGGTCCTGATACTTTCATGTCTGAATTAAGTGAAGGTTTGAATGCTTTAGGCGCATTACCTGCCAGCATCAAGAAAGAAGCGTTTGAGCAAAAAAATGGCGGCCCCACACTTTTAGCGTCGCAAACTGTCGCCACACGCGCTCCTTGTTCAGTGACATTTGCCCTTTCGGGCCAGAAGCTCACGTGGAAACCGGAAAGCGGAACTCTGCTCGACCTCGCTCTCGCGCATGAAATTGATGTGCCGTTCTCATGTCGCACTGGGGAATGCCAATCCTGTGTGCAGCGTATCGTCGAAGGCAAAGTTGATTATCTTATAGGCGAGGAACCGATCCTCGCGCGTGGACGCGTCATGCTCTGCCAAGCAACACCGCTTGGCGATGTCGTCATAGATTGCTGA
- a CDS encoding amidohydrolase codes for MFINVIADHPDLVEELTQWRHHLHRNPELMYDLPLTAGFVEEKLHRFGFDRIERDLAPSGVVGVLHGYKGPASCKDKSILLRADMDALPLLEKTNVAHRSQATGKMHACGHDGHTVMLLGAAKLLAESRNFDGTIIFCFQPAEEGGAGAKAMIDAGLLERYPVKSAFGLHNWPGMPIGSFGITPRAMMAGADALFITIEGKAAHAAQPHRGRDPITAAAYLITLLQTIVSRKLDPLTPAVISITSINGGEAWNIIPDTVQMRCNIRTFSDAVAETIHREINSICHQVANSFDLRIEALRPEGCIPYPPTINHPIETAIAIKAAELASAKMHVTVDLEPTTAAEDFGFILREVSGAFMFIGNGDSAPLHSSEYDFNDDAIPFGVSYWLAVVRSLLVQ; via the coding sequence ATGTTTATAAATGTGATAGCGGATCATCCTGATTTGGTTGAGGAGTTGACCCAATGGCGCCATCATCTGCACCGCAATCCAGAACTCATGTACGATCTTCCTTTAACGGCTGGGTTCGTAGAGGAAAAGTTACATCGCTTTGGTTTTGACAGGATCGAGAGGGATCTCGCACCGAGCGGAGTTGTCGGTGTTTTGCACGGTTACAAGGGCCCGGCAAGCTGTAAAGATAAGTCTATTTTGCTTCGCGCGGACATGGACGCCCTTCCTCTTCTGGAAAAGACGAATGTGGCGCATCGATCTCAAGCGACGGGAAAGATGCACGCCTGTGGGCACGATGGCCATACTGTCATGCTTCTAGGAGCTGCAAAATTGCTCGCGGAAAGTCGTAACTTTGACGGAACGATTATATTCTGTTTTCAGCCAGCCGAGGAGGGCGGGGCCGGCGCGAAAGCCATGATCGACGCAGGTCTGTTGGAAAGGTATCCGGTTAAATCAGCATTCGGTTTGCATAACTGGCCCGGAATGCCGATTGGGTCGTTCGGTATCACGCCGCGAGCCATGATGGCGGGGGCCGACGCGCTTTTCATAACAATTGAAGGCAAAGCCGCCCATGCAGCGCAACCCCACCGTGGGCGGGATCCGATTACAGCGGCCGCTTACCTGATAACTTTATTGCAGACCATTGTTTCCCGAAAGCTCGATCCTCTTACACCTGCTGTTATTTCGATCACTTCCATAAATGGCGGCGAGGCGTGGAACATTATTCCTGACACTGTTCAGATGCGCTGCAATATCCGAACGTTTTCTGATGCCGTGGCTGAAACCATTCATCGTGAAATCAACAGCATTTGTCATCAAGTCGCCAACAGTTTCGATCTGCGGATTGAGGCGTTGCGTCCAGAAGGTTGTATTCCTTATCCACCGACGATCAATCATCCAATAGAAACAGCAATTGCCATCAAAGCTGCTGAGTTGGCATCGGCTAAAATGCATGTGACAGTCGATCTCGAACCCACAACGGCAGCTGAAGACTTTGGCTTCATATTGCGGGAAGTTTCAGGGGCGTTCATGTTTATTGGAAATGGAGACAGCGCACCGCTCCATAGTTCAGAATATGATTTCAATGACGACGCTATCCCATTCGGTGTTAGTTATTGGCTTGCAGTGGTCCGTAGTCTTTTGGTTCAATAA
- a CDS encoding GNAT family N-acetyltransferase, with protein MIEIRPPQLGDDPAIQILLMQLGYEVEPKQLRDRMFLLAKSSRDPILLALDEAGVLGLIALHVTPMLFSPAPVARITTLVVNEQARGKGIGRKLVEAGATLAKNAGCEVLELTTALRRTDAQAFYKTIGFTASSLRLHCDLT; from the coding sequence TTGATAGAGATACGCCCCCCGCAACTGGGTGATGATCCGGCAATACAAATCTTGCTTATGCAGCTTGGGTACGAGGTCGAGCCGAAGCAGTTGCGCGACCGGATGTTTTTGCTCGCGAAAAGTTCGCGTGATCCGATTTTATTGGCGTTAGATGAGGCAGGCGTTCTTGGCCTGATCGCCCTCCATGTGACGCCAATGCTCTTTTCTCCAGCGCCGGTCGCTAGAATCACGACGCTTGTCGTCAACGAGCAAGCTCGAGGAAAAGGTATTGGCCGGAAACTTGTAGAAGCAGGCGCTACGCTGGCAAAGAACGCTGGATGTGAGGTCCTGGAATTGACGACGGCACTCCGCCGGACTGACGCCCAGGCCTTCTACAAAACAATCGGCTTCACTGCCTCGTCGTTGAGACTGCACTGCGATCTGACCTAA
- a CDS encoding helix-turn-helix domain-containing protein, whose protein sequence is MIKSAADLGALVREKRKALGWTQTDLAGRSGTGDRFIIDLESGKPTCQLGKALLVAREVGIHLVDANSFTENRQAETEADDELSYLPKY, encoded by the coding sequence TTGATTAAATCAGCTGCAGACTTAGGAGCATTGGTTCGCGAAAAGCGCAAGGCTCTCGGATGGACGCAAACAGACCTCGCGGGGAGATCCGGCACGGGAGATCGCTTTATTATCGACCTGGAAAGCGGGAAGCCGACATGCCAACTGGGGAAGGCTCTATTGGTTGCGCGCGAAGTCGGAATTCATCTCGTCGATGCCAATTCGTTTACAGAAAATCGACAAGCGGAAACGGAAGCAGACGACGAGTTGTCATACTTGCCAAAATACTAA
- the fabF gene encoding beta-ketoacyl-ACP synthase II: MRRIVVTGMGAVSPLGATADISWSRLLAGQSGIRRLGDDVVADLPSKIGGIVPSIADDAEGGFDPDTVLSTKDQRKVDRFIIFALAAAEEALAQARWKPTSNKEKLRTATIIASGIGGFPAISEAVRTVDQRGVRRLSPFTIPSFLVNLAAGQASIRFGFKGPIGAPVTACAAGVQAIGDAARMIRANEADIALCGGTEACINTVSLGGFAAARSLSTSFNDTPGKASRPFDASRDGFVMGEGAGMLVIEALSHALARGATPIAELIGYGTTADAHHITSGPEDGNGARRAMEIAIAQAGIKPGDIGHLNAHATSTSVGDLGEIRAIKSVFGSNNAIAVSGTKSATGHLLGAAGGLEAIFTILALKDQIAPPTLNLVNPDPEASGLDFVANQSRQIAAEYAISNGFGFGGVNASVIFRRWGSSSH, translated from the coding sequence ATGCGTAGGATCGTTGTAACAGGAATGGGAGCTGTCAGCCCCCTTGGAGCGACTGCTGATATTTCCTGGTCGCGTCTACTTGCAGGACAGAGCGGAATCCGGCGACTGGGAGATGATGTCGTCGCTGATCTTCCGTCTAAGATCGGCGGGATAGTCCCCTCAATCGCGGATGATGCTGAAGGAGGCTTTGACCCGGATACAGTCCTCTCTACCAAAGACCAACGCAAAGTCGACAGGTTTATCATCTTCGCACTCGCCGCAGCTGAAGAAGCGCTCGCTCAGGCGAGATGGAAGCCGACCTCAAATAAAGAGAAACTACGGACCGCGACTATCATTGCGTCCGGCATAGGTGGGTTTCCCGCGATAAGCGAGGCAGTCCGTACCGTCGATCAACGCGGTGTCCGCCGTCTTTCGCCCTTCACTATTCCGTCGTTTCTCGTCAACCTCGCAGCTGGGCAAGCGTCGATCCGTTTTGGCTTTAAGGGCCCCATTGGGGCACCTGTGACGGCGTGCGCTGCAGGCGTTCAGGCTATCGGCGATGCTGCCAGAATGATCAGGGCAAATGAAGCAGACATTGCGCTCTGCGGCGGAACTGAAGCCTGCATTAACACTGTTAGTCTCGGCGGTTTTGCCGCGGCACGCTCTCTTTCGACCAGCTTCAATGACACGCCGGGCAAGGCATCGCGGCCCTTTGATGCCTCTCGCGACGGATTTGTTATGGGCGAAGGAGCGGGCATGCTGGTTATTGAAGCACTCAGCCATGCACTTGCTCGCGGTGCGACGCCAATTGCAGAACTCATCGGGTACGGAACAACAGCCGACGCACACCATATCACCTCTGGCCCCGAGGACGGCAATGGTGCACGCAGAGCCATGGAGATCGCCATTGCACAGGCTGGAATAAAGCCCGGCGACATCGGCCATCTGAATGCGCATGCTACCTCGACATCAGTTGGCGATTTGGGCGAAATCAGAGCCATCAAGAGCGTTTTTGGCTCTAACAATGCCATAGCTGTCAGCGGGACGAAATCGGCGACAGGCCATCTCCTGGGCGCGGCCGGGGGGCTTGAGGCCATTTTTACAATTCTGGCGCTTAAGGATCAAATCGCACCACCTACCCTCAACTTAGTTAACCCGGATCCAGAAGCCAGTGGCTTAGATTTTGTGGCAAACCAATCACGCCAGATAGCCGCTGAATACGCGATATCCAACGGTTTCGGCTTTGGTGGAGTTAATGCCAGTGTAATTTTCAGACGTTGGGGAAGTAGCAGCCACTAG